One window from the genome of Halostella litorea encodes:
- the dhaL gene encoding dihydroxyacetone kinase subunit DhaL: protein MTETAEAEAVIAAVERVADRIEAEKSHLTDLDSAIGDADHGANLHRGFQAAAEKVRDLEDPDAQEVVKTVGVTLVSEVGGAAGPLYGGSIMSASSEFAEGVTAATTVAFAEAYLEKLQDRGDARVGDKTMVDAVTPAVHTYKKSIEQDDLPPVAALAKAVDAARRGVEFTVPLRASKGRASYLGWRSVGHQDPGATSTLMILEELLAAAEERFDAEPDVDAVSPTVPDETPDGEGN from the coding sequence ATGACAGAGACGGCGGAGGCCGAGGCGGTGATCGCGGCCGTCGAGCGGGTGGCCGACCGGATCGAGGCCGAGAAGTCCCACCTGACGGACCTCGACTCGGCGATCGGCGACGCCGACCACGGGGCGAACCTGCACCGCGGGTTCCAGGCGGCCGCCGAGAAGGTCCGGGACCTGGAGGACCCCGACGCGCAGGAGGTCGTCAAGACCGTCGGCGTGACGCTCGTCTCGGAGGTCGGCGGGGCGGCGGGGCCGCTGTACGGCGGGTCGATCATGTCCGCGAGCAGCGAGTTCGCCGAGGGCGTGACCGCCGCGACGACCGTCGCGTTCGCGGAGGCGTACCTGGAGAAGCTTCAGGATCGGGGCGACGCGCGGGTCGGCGACAAGACGATGGTCGACGCGGTGACGCCGGCCGTCCACACGTACAAGAAGTCGATAGAACAGGACGACCTCCCGCCCGTCGCGGCGCTGGCGAAGGCGGTCGACGCCGCCCGGCGCGGGGTCGAGTTCACCGTGCCGCTCCGGGCGTCGAAGGGGCGGGCGTCGTATCTCGGCTGGCGCTCCGTCGGCCACCAGGACCCCGGCGCGACGAGTACGCTGATGATCCTGGAGGAACTGCTCGCCGCGGCCGAGGAGCGCTTCGACGCCGAACCGGACGTCGACGCCGTCTCCCCGACGGTGCCGGACGAGACGCCCGACGGGGAGGGGAACTGA
- a CDS encoding AEC family transporter: MDALGGVTVDVAVVGRLLGLLALLLVGTALRRGGVLNESRAARLNAVAYWVALPALIFVSTYDRPIGDLVSGSLFAGLLAVLVGTAALGWAVNRGRGSPPQRSVAVVQSYHSNLGYLGLPLVAATFDADVAAVASVVLGVVSLLQVPMTVLVLSTANGGDASLREELRGLALNPVVASLVAGLAVGSADFDVPAAATTVAGVDVLAAAATALDAVGTLALPLALLCVGASLRADLPSVDLGATGRVTAVKVVAMPLVAWAVFAALAVDAATFTAVVVMFGTPTAVSTFVFAEELGGDEEFASLNVFVSTLASVATLFVLITLVQ, from the coding sequence ATGGACGCGCTGGGCGGGGTGACGGTGGACGTCGCGGTCGTCGGACGGCTGCTCGGGCTGTTAGCGCTGTTGCTCGTCGGGACGGCGCTACGGCGGGGCGGCGTGCTGAACGAGTCGCGGGCGGCGCGGCTGAACGCGGTCGCGTACTGGGTCGCACTCCCGGCGCTCATCTTCGTCTCGACGTACGACCGGCCGATAGGCGACCTCGTCTCGGGGTCGCTGTTCGCCGGCCTGCTGGCCGTGCTCGTGGGCACGGCGGCGCTCGGGTGGGCCGTCAACCGGGGCCGCGGGTCGCCGCCCCAGCGCAGCGTCGCGGTGGTCCAGTCGTACCACTCGAACCTCGGCTACCTCGGCCTGCCGCTGGTCGCGGCGACGTTCGACGCCGACGTGGCCGCGGTTGCGAGCGTCGTCCTCGGCGTCGTCTCGCTGCTGCAGGTGCCGATGACCGTCCTCGTGTTGAGCACCGCCAACGGCGGCGACGCGTCGCTGCGCGAGGAACTGCGCGGCCTCGCGCTGAACCCCGTCGTCGCATCGCTCGTCGCCGGACTGGCGGTGGGGTCGGCCGACTTCGACGTGCCGGCCGCCGCGACGACTGTCGCGGGCGTCGACGTGCTGGCCGCCGCCGCGACGGCGCTGGACGCCGTCGGCACGCTCGCGCTGCCGCTCGCCCTGCTCTGTGTCGGCGCGTCGCTCCGGGCCGACCTCCCGTCGGTCGACCTCGGCGCGACCGGCCGGGTCACCGCGGTCAAGGTCGTCGCCATGCCACTGGTCGCCTGGGCCGTCTTCGCCGCGCTCGCGGTCGACGCGGCGACGTTCACCGCCGTCGTCGTGATGTTCGGGACGCCGACGGCCGTGTCCACGTTCGTCTTCGCCGAGGAACTGGGCGGCGACGAGGAGTTCGCGTCGCTGAACGTGTTCGTCTCGACGCTGGCCTCCGTCGCCACTCTGTTCGTCCTCATCACTCTCGTCCAGTGA
- the dhaK gene encoding dihydroxyacetone kinase subunit DhaK, translating to MKKLINDPADVVDEMLDGMVAAHPDRVRRLDDTKVLVREDAPVDGKVGVVSGGGSGHEPTHAGYLGQGMLDGAAAGEVFTSPTADELGEMIAAADGGEGVLCVVKNYEGDVMNFDTAAEMAAMEGDTDVEQVVVNDDVAVEDSTYTSGRRGVCGTILVHKVAGAMADRGGDIDEVKRVAEKAIDRVGTMGTALTSCVTPEKGEPTFDLGDDEIELGIGIHGEPGVERTEQMPADDVAEELTGAVLDDLDPEGEVVTIVNGMGGTPLMELYVVNRRVQELVDDAGLETWDAWVGDYMTSLDMAGCSVTVMDVDDELKELLAHDADTIALKR from the coding sequence ATGAAGAAGCTGATCAACGACCCGGCGGACGTCGTCGACGAGATGCTGGACGGGATGGTGGCGGCCCATCCCGACCGGGTACGGCGGCTGGACGACACGAAGGTACTGGTGCGCGAGGACGCGCCGGTCGACGGGAAGGTCGGCGTCGTCAGCGGCGGGGGGAGCGGCCACGAACCGACACACGCCGGCTACCTCGGCCAGGGGATGCTCGACGGCGCGGCCGCCGGCGAGGTGTTCACCTCCCCGACGGCCGACGAACTGGGCGAGATGATCGCCGCGGCCGACGGCGGCGAGGGCGTGCTCTGCGTCGTGAAAAACTACGAGGGGGACGTGATGAACTTCGACACGGCCGCCGAGATGGCCGCGATGGAGGGCGACACGGACGTCGAGCAGGTCGTCGTCAACGACGACGTGGCCGTCGAGGACTCGACGTACACCTCGGGGCGGCGGGGCGTCTGTGGCACCATCCTGGTCCACAAGGTCGCCGGCGCGATGGCGGACCGCGGCGGCGACATCGACGAGGTGAAACGCGTCGCCGAGAAGGCCATCGACCGCGTCGGGACGATGGGGACGGCGCTGACCTCCTGCGTGACGCCGGAGAAGGGCGAACCGACGTTCGACCTGGGCGACGACGAGATAGAACTCGGCATCGGCATCCACGGCGAACCGGGCGTCGAGCGCACCGAGCAGATGCCCGCCGACGACGTGGCCGAGGAACTGACCGGTGCGGTGCTGGACGACCTGGACCCGGAGGGCGAGGTCGTCACCATCGTCAACGGGATGGGCGGCACGCCGCTGATGGAGCTGTACGTCGTCAACCGCCGCGTGCAGGAACTGGTCGACGACGCCGGGCTGGAGACGTGGGACGCGTGGGTCGGCGACTACATGACCTCGCTGGACATGGCGGGCTGCTCGGTGACGGTGATGGACGTCGACGACGAACTGAAGGAGCTGCTGGCCCACGACGCCGACACTATCGCGCTGAAGCGGTAG
- a CDS encoding bifunctional metallophosphatase/5'-nucleotidase, giving the protein MSLRILHYSDLETALDDPDRCARLAGALAARRGDDALVVGTGDNTAPGALPLATEGRAAMPFFRAVAPDADTFGNHDFDFGPATARELAAEAPQPYLCANAAVDGERFAADATEPSRIVDAGGHRIGVVGVAHPETVGINPAAEGVTFSDPVPAVRDEAAALRERGAEFVVVASHCGKRDDRIARETDVDVVLGGHVHDVHVETVADTFVVRPGRAGRYFSEVELTPSRDVTIHEVGEEHRDESVAAALRDRIAEHGLDEVVATVEDPIALTEEAATVAESEAGNFVADALRWRAGADVSISPTGALRSGDPLAGDVTVADLQGLAPYDDGLAVVSLSGDRLREALAELPVGYHHDDFPPRFCSHVSGARVVWDDDAGELREATVGGEPVDPGAEYTLAVADYLVETDHVSAAFGEDDVVGRHGVARDAIVEYARAEGIAPAVEGRIERPALGE; this is encoded by the coding sequence ATGTCCCTCCGGATCCTCCACTACTCCGACCTGGAGACCGCCCTCGACGACCCCGACCGGTGCGCCCGACTGGCCGGCGCGCTCGCGGCCCGCCGCGGCGACGACGCGCTCGTCGTCGGCACCGGCGACAACACCGCGCCCGGCGCGCTCCCGCTGGCGACCGAGGGCCGCGCCGCGATGCCCTTCTTCCGGGCCGTCGCACCGGACGCCGACACGTTCGGCAACCACGACTTCGACTTCGGGCCGGCGACGGCCCGCGAACTCGCCGCCGAAGCCCCGCAGCCGTACCTCTGTGCCAACGCGGCCGTCGACGGCGAGCGGTTCGCCGCCGACGCGACCGAGCCGAGTCGGATCGTCGACGCCGGCGGCCACCGCATCGGGGTCGTCGGCGTCGCCCACCCCGAGACCGTCGGGATCAACCCCGCCGCCGAGGGCGTGACGTTCTCCGACCCCGTGCCCGCGGTCCGCGACGAGGCCGCGGCGCTCCGCGAGCGCGGCGCGGAGTTCGTCGTCGTCGCCTCCCACTGCGGCAAGCGCGACGACCGCATCGCCCGCGAGACTGACGTCGACGTCGTCCTCGGCGGCCACGTCCACGACGTGCACGTCGAGACGGTCGCGGACACGTTCGTCGTCCGCCCGGGCCGCGCCGGGCGGTACTTCTCCGAGGTGGAACTCACCCCGTCCCGCGACGTGACGATCCACGAGGTCGGCGAGGAGCACCGCGACGAGTCGGTGGCGGCCGCGCTCCGGGACCGCATCGCCGAACACGGCCTCGACGAAGTCGTCGCGACGGTCGAGGACCCGATAGCGCTGACCGAGGAGGCCGCCACAGTCGCCGAGAGCGAGGCCGGCAACTTCGTCGCGGACGCGCTCCGCTGGCGGGCCGGCGCGGACGTGTCCATCAGCCCGACCGGCGCGCTCCGCTCCGGCGACCCGCTGGCCGGCGACGTGACGGTCGCGGACCTGCAGGGCCTCGCGCCCTACGACGACGGGCTGGCCGTCGTCTCGCTGTCCGGCGACCGACTGCGCGAGGCGCTGGCCGAACTCCCCGTCGGCTACCACCACGACGACTTCCCGCCCCGCTTCTGCAGCCACGTCAGCGGCGCGCGGGTCGTCTGGGACGACGACGCGGGCGAACTCCGCGAGGCGACGGTCGGCGGCGAGCCGGTCGACCCCGGCGCGGAGTACACGCTGGCGGTCGCGGACTACCTGGTCGAAACCGACCACGTCAGCGCCGCGTTCGGCGAGGACGACGTGGTGGGCCGCCACGGCGTCGCCCGCGACGCCATCGTCGAGTACGCGCGGGCGGAAGGGATCGCCCCGGCCGTCGAGGGCCGGATCGAGCGCCCGGCGCTCGGCGAGTGA